One genomic region from Anabaena sp. PCC 7108 encodes:
- the ligA gene encoding NAD-dependent DNA ligase LigA translates to MLQIQSEIKRVEELRRLLQQASYAYYVLDAPIMEDTVYDRLYRELQELETKYPELITPDSPTQRVGERPATHFTSVRHNIPLYSLENAFNIEELQSWDQRWRRHLPSQYSLSDVEYVAELKIDGAALALTYENGVLVRGVTRGDGVMGEDITQNVRTIRSIPLRLNFDSLENIEKVEVRGEVFFPLEVFKEINTKKQKAGEQLFANPRNAVAGTLRQLDSRIVAQRQLDFFAYTLHITGLDDSSIANTQWEALELLQKLGFRVDANHKLCVSIAEVAEYYNYWDTERLNSPYMTDGVVVKLNTFRLQEQLGFTQRFPRWAIALKYPAEEAPTRVEKITVNVGRTGALTPLAEMLPVQLAGTTVARATLHNSDRIEQLDIRIGDTVIVRKAGEIIPEVVRVIKELRPADTQPFIMPTHCPVCGQPVVRESGEAVTRCVNASCPAILKGEIEHWVSRDALDIKGVGEKLVHQLVDKKLVSSVGDLYNLTAEKLCALERMGQKSAEKLVNAIAQSKNKPWSRVLYGLGIRHVGSVNAQLLTEKFTTVEDLAAARQSDIEGVYGIGAEIAQSVYQWFRTPANQTLISRLQALELQLATTEQPKAPGEGNPQFLGKTFVVTGTLPTLKRDEAKALIQKAGGKVTDSVSKKTDFLVVGEDAGSKLEKARDLGIVQLSETQLLEMLEQ, encoded by the coding sequence ATGCTCCAAATTCAATCAGAAATAAAGCGTGTGGAAGAACTGCGGCGGTTATTGCAACAAGCCAGCTATGCTTATTATGTTCTTGATGCACCAATAATGGAAGATACTGTTTATGATCGACTATATCGAGAATTGCAGGAGCTAGAAACTAAATATCCTGAATTAATCACTCCTGATAGTCCGACTCAGCGCGTGGGTGAGCGACCTGCAACACATTTTACCTCGGTACGCCATAATATTCCCTTGTACAGTTTAGAAAACGCTTTTAATATTGAGGAGTTGCAAAGTTGGGATCAACGTTGGCGAAGACACTTGCCATCTCAGTATTCTCTCAGTGATGTGGAATATGTAGCCGAGTTAAAAATTGATGGTGCGGCTTTGGCGTTAACTTACGAAAATGGAGTTCTAGTCAGGGGTGTGACTAGAGGTGATGGGGTAATGGGTGAAGATATTACCCAGAATGTGCGGACAATTCGTTCAATTCCTCTCCGTTTGAATTTTGACAGCTTGGAAAATATAGAAAAGGTGGAAGTACGTGGAGAGGTATTTTTCCCTTTGGAAGTGTTTAAAGAAATTAACACCAAAAAACAAAAAGCAGGTGAGCAGTTATTTGCTAATCCCCGTAATGCTGTAGCTGGTACACTTAGGCAGTTAGATTCGCGGATTGTAGCACAGCGACAGTTAGATTTCTTTGCCTATACTCTGCACATTACGGGGCTGGATGATTCTAGTATTGCCAATACCCAATGGGAAGCTTTAGAATTATTGCAAAAGCTGGGGTTTCGGGTTGACGCTAATCATAAACTGTGCGTTTCCATAGCGGAAGTTGCAGAATATTACAACTATTGGGATACTGAAAGGCTAAATTCACCCTATATGACCGATGGGGTAGTGGTAAAATTAAATACTTTTAGGCTGCAAGAACAATTAGGATTTACACAGAGGTTTCCCCGGTGGGCAATTGCGCTTAAATATCCAGCAGAAGAAGCTCCTACCCGTGTGGAAAAAATTACGGTGAATGTGGGGAGAACGGGGGCTTTAACACCTTTAGCGGAAATGTTGCCTGTACAATTAGCAGGGACAACAGTTGCTAGGGCTACTCTACATAATAGCGATCGCATTGAACAATTAGATATCCGCATCGGTGATACTGTCATTGTTCGCAAAGCTGGGGAAATTATCCCGGAAGTGGTGCGGGTAATTAAAGAACTCCGTCCAGCTGATACTCAACCTTTCATTATGCCTACCCATTGTCCCGTATGTGGACAACCTGTGGTGCGAGAATCTGGGGAAGCGGTGACAAGATGTGTAAATGCTTCCTGTCCAGCAATTCTCAAAGGAGAGATTGAACATTGGGTGAGTCGTGACGCTTTGGATATTAAAGGTGTAGGTGAAAAGTTGGTACATCAACTAGTGGATAAAAAGTTGGTGTCTTCTGTTGGCGATTTATATAATTTGACAGCAGAAAAGTTATGTGCATTGGAAAGGATGGGTCAAAAGTCAGCGGAAAAATTGGTGAATGCGATCGCACAATCAAAAAATAAACCTTGGTCACGGGTATTATATGGTTTAGGCATCCGTCACGTTGGTAGTGTCAACGCCCAATTATTAACAGAGAAATTCACCACTGTAGAAGACTTAGCAGCAGCCAGACAATCAGATATTGAAGGCGTTTATGGTATCGGTGCAGAAATTGCCCAATCAGTTTATCAATGGTTCCGCACCCCTGCAAATCAAACTTTAATTTCTCGTCTTCAAGCATTGGAGTTACAATTAGCTACCACTGAACAACCGAAAGCACCAGGGGAAGGTAATCCCCAGTTTCTAGGTAAAACTTTTGTGGTTACGGGTACATTACCAACTTTAAAACGCGATGAAGCTAAAGCATTGATTCAAAAAGCTGGGGGTAAAGTGACTGACTCAGTAAGTAAGAAAACAGACTTTTTGGTTGTAGGTGAAGATGCTGGTTCTAAGTTAGAAAAAGCAAGGGATTTGGGAATTGTTCAATTAAGTGAAACACAGTTATTAGAAATGTTGGAGCAATAG